In Trichocoleus desertorum ATA4-8-CV12, a genomic segment contains:
- a CDS encoding M23 family metallopeptidase: MATSPVQAQVASALPVTSDATGQYAPAWDQVSFASLPPFDSTGNLNVPEDADGQLDYTLSRSWQAGDSVLNVLKLGDVQDAFNLGSFTLGDGVRLGGVDPTILSLSNFSFLKEETIAGLVNQIPAIAGFKISEVRPLYDLMAQNIPNVAQTLSQMGNFRVWTEQPIAALAKIPAVGNLSLNHLDLSQYSFTQLPGLEQATLSSIRDWKNLHLAQIPGLGHVPFSAFFNPAQFLGLIAIHDVTYGGDSAHQESRWTPTQHSITGSYKVGFNYECAQAQGCDYLELSSPISLGTAGDPTRLHGARWIRGGNGAGGQMVPGGHGVLGTLNGGQEPTGRHPFGKAFKVVLTDTDESTGTGKFGLYFRVCHRSAFVDLGCTPYFIGPVPWFPTHEKGKVLVGLTELPPPSGIQEPELPPEVQAMIHQYDPGTASDQGSQICQVNSTKLDALSQQVLASLPSSKQAQAIKMVPLIMQSCAKAGVSDPAQLAYILATAQHETDFWNTMDEYSRHHYDECGWGEGMIQVTWCDKKRFVLQRLGLSAYRGIRDRRLTQPAIAADALCRGMKEGWYGHMRPLAQCIAGGKADYRCARQQVNGTDQWQLIARYAQTFQKALTSSRRLTTTGTTALTCSSTSQGSGKGTGQLQNPIPGAPVTSEFGPRASPCAGCSSLHRGIDLGVPSHTPVKAADGGTVVYSGWMSGYGETVIVEHGRGLMTLYAHNSKRLVKVGDAVSAGQIITRSGQSGVGTGPHLHITVIEGATPGNPYSGREVDPRKYIKF; this comes from the coding sequence TTGGCTACATCTCCCGTTCAAGCCCAGGTGGCCTCAGCATTACCCGTAACGTCTGACGCAACGGGACAGTACGCTCCGGCTTGGGATCAAGTTTCCTTTGCCTCCCTTCCGCCCTTTGACAGCACCGGGAACTTGAACGTACCAGAAGATGCAGATGGACAGCTTGACTACACCTTGTCGCGCTCATGGCAGGCAGGAGACTCTGTCTTGAATGTGCTGAAACTGGGGGATGTTCAAGATGCTTTTAATCTTGGCAGTTTTACGCTTGGCGATGGCGTGCGGCTGGGCGGGGTTGACCCCACCATTTTGAGCTTGAGCAATTTTAGTTTTCTCAAGGAAGAAACTATTGCTGGCTTGGTGAACCAGATACCCGCGATCGCGGGATTCAAAATCAGCGAGGTCAGACCGCTCTATGACCTAATGGCCCAAAACATCCCCAATGTTGCCCAAACCCTTTCACAGATGGGTAATTTTAGGGTCTGGACAGAGCAGCCGATCGCTGCATTAGCCAAGATCCCAGCAGTCGGCAATCTCTCTCTCAATCACCTGGACCTGAGTCAGTACAGCTTCACGCAACTGCCAGGGCTGGAACAGGCGACCTTGAGTAGCATTCGGGATTGGAAAAACCTCCATCTGGCCCAAATCCCAGGACTGGGCCATGTCCCTTTTTCTGCCTTCTTCAATCCCGCTCAGTTCCTGGGTCTGATCGCCATTCATGATGTGACCTATGGGGGTGATAGTGCACACCAGGAGTCCCGCTGGACACCCACCCAACACAGCATCACGGGCAGCTATAAGGTGGGCTTCAATTATGAGTGCGCTCAAGCCCAAGGGTGCGATTACCTGGAACTGAGTTCACCAATTTCGCTGGGAACTGCGGGCGACCCGACCCGGCTACATGGAGCCAGATGGATTCGAGGAGGCAATGGCGCGGGGGGGCAGATGGTACCAGGGGGGCATGGGGTATTAGGAACGCTCAATGGGGGTCAAGAGCCCACAGGAAGACACCCATTTGGCAAAGCCTTTAAGGTCGTGCTGACGGATACAGACGAATCGACGGGAACGGGAAAGTTCGGACTGTACTTTCGGGTGTGCCATCGCAGCGCCTTTGTCGATCTCGGCTGTACCCCTTACTTCATTGGTCCAGTTCCCTGGTTTCCCACTCACGAGAAGGGCAAAGTTCTCGTCGGACTGACTGAGCTCCCACCGCCATCCGGGATTCAGGAACCTGAACTTCCCCCGGAAGTGCAAGCAATGATTCACCAGTATGACCCAGGCACAGCCTCAGATCAGGGCAGTCAGATTTGCCAAGTCAATTCCACAAAATTAGATGCGCTCAGTCAACAGGTTCTGGCCTCTCTACCCAGTAGCAAGCAAGCTCAAGCCATCAAAATGGTTCCCTTAATTATGCAGTCTTGTGCTAAAGCAGGCGTGAGTGATCCAGCGCAACTGGCTTATATTCTGGCCACTGCGCAACATGAAACCGACTTTTGGAACACGATGGATGAGTACAGCCGCCATCACTATGACGAGTGCGGCTGGGGTGAAGGCATGATTCAGGTGACCTGGTGTGACAAAAAACGCTTTGTTCTCCAGCGCTTAGGCTTATCCGCTTACCGAGGGATCAGGGACAGACGCTTGACTCAACCCGCGATCGCGGCAGATGCCCTGTGTCGAGGGATGAAAGAAGGCTGGTATGGGCACATGCGCCCCCTCGCCCAGTGTATTGCTGGCGGCAAAGCAGACTATCGCTGCGCGCGGCAACAAGTGAATGGAACTGACCAGTGGCAACTGATTGCCCGATATGCTCAAACTTTCCAAAAGGCTTTGACCTCTAGTCGTCGTTTGACGACCACGGGCACAACCGCTCTCACTTGTAGCAGCACCAGTCAAGGCAGTGGCAAAGGAACGGGTCAATTGCAAAACCCGATTCCAGGTGCTCCAGTCACGAGTGAATTTGGCCCTAGAGCGTCACCTTGTGCGGGGTGCAGTTCTCTCCATCGCGGCATTGATTTAGGAGTTCCGAGCCACACTCCCGTTAAAGCCGCAGATGGAGGCACAGTCGTGTACTCAGGCTGGATGAGTGGTTATGGCGAGACGGTCATTGTCGAGCATGGCCGGGGACTGATGACGCTATACGCGCATAACTCAAAGCGGCTCGTCAAAGTGGGTGATGCCGTTTCAGCAGGACAAATCATTACTCGAAGTGGGCAATCAGGGGTGGGCACAGGACCCCACTTACACATCACCGTGATTGAAGGAGCCACTCCTGGCAACCCCTATAGCGGTCGCGAGGTTGACCCCAGAAAGTACATCAAGTTCTAA